From the Oscillatoria salina IIICB1 genome, the window CCCTTGTCGTCGAGATCGCATTAGCAATATTTTGATGAGTTAAGCGTACTTCCAGACGCACACCTTCAGCTAAAGGTTGACCGAGTTCTTGCTTCAACAATAATAGTAGCTGCTGCAACCGTTCCTCAACTCGGCGTTGTCCCGCGATCGCTAACATTGCTTCGGTTTGGATCGTTCGCCGACTTAAACTATTTACCATCACTTGGGCTAAATTCGGCGAACTTTCAATCTCTGGCTGCGAAAACCAGCGAATATAAACATCAGACAAAGCCTTCGCGCGATAACTTTGCAAACAAGTCAACCATAGCCCAAAATATGTCGTCGGCTGCGCCCAACCTAAGACAACTTCTTCCCCACCAGGATTAATCGTACTTAACTGAACCACACCTCGATAAACTTGCCAAACTCCCTCTGGGAGCAAAGGGATCTCATCTCCACGATGATAAAAATGTAGTCGTCGTCCTTCGTGGTATTTTTCTGAGTCAACTTCCGGGGTTGGATTTGCAGTCAAAGCCATGAGTAGCAAGTCTTCCAGCGTATCATTAGGGCAGCTACGAATAACTTTACACCCACTAGGTAAAATCAAGGTAATGACCAGATTAAGCCCTCGAGCGACGAACCAATATTAACTTAGGAAACAGCGATCGGTTACAACTGAGCAATTAAAAGTTATCATTGAATTGAACAGTGAAAGCCTCAATTTAGCGGTTAATAATTGAGGCAAGTTAACAGCTTCTACTAGATTGAAAACCAACTTGTAAAAAGCATTTTGACGAAAGGATGACGCGATGATATCTCCTTGACGATCGCTATGCCTATTCAAGTTAATCACATTACTACCCTAGTGCTCGAATCAATAGACCAGAACTAAGCAGACTAAACAAATATGAGCCGAACAAGTCAAGCCAAATCCCAACCTCATAAACTAAGAGTCTATTCTTTTTTGGCATATTGCAAGCGTCCGAAAAGCTACTTAGGGAAAATTATGTTAGTAGCGTTTTTAGGTACGCATATTCCCCTACTAGCACTTTTCTTTTATGCCATTAGTGCAACCGATCTCAGTAACGATCTCAAAATTCGTATTCTCATTGTCGCGTTAATCGCTACGCTTGTGGGGACAGCGATTACTCTTTTGGCATTGCAAAGACTACTTTTTCCCATCACGCTAGTTGCCAAAACTTTGCGTCAATATTTAGAGAAAAACCAAATCTTCCAACTGCCCACAAAATTTACCGATGAAGCAGGTATTTTAATGGCAGATACTCTCTATACTATTACTAAACTTGATGAATTGATTCGGCAGTTAAAAAACTACGATCCCCTCACCTCGCTGCCAAACCGAATGTTATTTCAAACTCGACTGCAAAAAGCATTCCTCGAAGCCCAGCAGTCACAAAAAACTTTAGCACTTATGTTTCTTAATTTAGATGGTTTTGCTAACATTAATGCTAGCTTAGGATCTGAACAGGGAGACAGCTTACTGCGTCAGGTAGCTCAACGTCTCAACAGTTCTGTGCGTGAGATTGACTTGATTTCCCGAATTGGCGGTGATGAATTTGCAGTGATTCATCCTCAGATTGAGTCAATTGAAGATTTAACTGTTTATGCTCAACAAATTCTTAACTCTCTTTCTTCACAACTTAACCTCAACGGTCATAATCTTTATATCAGTGCTAGTATGGGGATCGCAGTTAATTCTGAGGAAAATAGTAATCCTAAAGAACTGATAACTCAAGCAGATGTTGCTCTGCGTTTAGCTAAACAACAGGGACGGAATACTTGCCGCTTTTATTCTGCCCAAATGAATGAAAAAATGCGTCGCCGTTTCCAACTAGAACGAGATTTGCACTCTGCTTTGGAAGATAATGAGTTAGAACTTTTTTATCAGCCGCAAATTGATGTTTTGAGTGGCAAAATTATTGGTGCTGAGGCGTTATTACGTTGGCGACATCCTCAACACGGCTTTGTTTCTCCTGGAGAATTTATTCCCATTGCTGAAGCCAGTGGGCTAATTTTACCAATTGGCGATTGGATCTTGCATACCGCTTGCACCCAAAATCAAACTTGGCGATCGCAGGGTTATCCTGAGTTATGTGTTGCAGTCAATCTTTCTGCAAAACAGTTTCAGCAACGGAATTTGAGCGATCTAGTAGCTAATGCTTTGTCAGCTACAGGTTTACAATCTCATCAATTAGAATTGGAAATTACCGAAAGCTTATTGATGGAGGATGTACAAAAGGCGATCGCTACTCTCGAAAATTTACACGAACTAGGATTGATGTTGGCTTTGGATGACTTTGGTACAGGCTACTCTTCTCTCAGTTATCTCAAACGCTTTCCGATTGATTTTCTCAAAATTGACCGCTCTTTTGTCAGAGGAATTCCTAGCGATCGCAATGATGTTGCTATTACTCGTTCGGTGATTGCTCTAGCCCAAAGTCTGCAAATGCACGTCATTGCTGAAGGTGTAGAAAACCAAGCCCAAGTTGATTATCTCACAAACCAAGGTTGCGATCGGCTACAAGGTTATTATTTTAGCCGTCCTATCCCAGCCAATGATTTTGCTCAATTATTAGCCAAAAATCTCGATCGAGCTTGATTTTTCCTAATTTTTCTCCTCACACAAAAACTCACTATGATGCTGAAAATGATCTGCCATAAAAGTCGCAATAAAGAAATAACTATGGTCGTAATCTTCCTGATAGCGCAACTTTAGCGGTTGTCCTACTTCTTGACAAGCTTCGGCAAACACATCCGGCAACAATTGACCTCGAGCGAGAAAATTATCTTTAGTACCCTGATCGATTAAAATCAAACGATTATAATTAGCTTTTTTTACCAATTCGCTAGCATCATAATT encodes:
- a CDS encoding bifunctional diguanylate cyclase/phosphodiesterase, with translation MSRTSQAKSQPHKLRVYSFLAYCKRPKSYLGKIMLVAFLGTHIPLLALFFYAISATDLSNDLKIRILIVALIATLVGTAITLLALQRLLFPITLVAKTLRQYLEKNQIFQLPTKFTDEAGILMADTLYTITKLDELIRQLKNYDPLTSLPNRMLFQTRLQKAFLEAQQSQKTLALMFLNLDGFANINASLGSEQGDSLLRQVAQRLNSSVREIDLISRIGGDEFAVIHPQIESIEDLTVYAQQILNSLSSQLNLNGHNLYISASMGIAVNSEENSNPKELITQADVALRLAKQQGRNTCRFYSAQMNEKMRRRFQLERDLHSALEDNELELFYQPQIDVLSGKIIGAEALLRWRHPQHGFVSPGEFIPIAEASGLILPIGDWILHTACTQNQTWRSQGYPELCVAVNLSAKQFQQRNLSDLVANALSATGLQSHQLELEITESLLMEDVQKAIATLENLHELGLMLALDDFGTGYSSLSYLKRFPIDFLKIDRSFVRGIPSDRNDVAITRSVIALAQSLQMHVIAEGVENQAQVDYLTNQGCDRLQGYYFSRPIPANDFAQLLAKNLDRA
- a CDS encoding Crp/Fnr family transcriptional regulator is translated as MALTANPTPEVDSEKYHEGRRLHFYHRGDEIPLLPEGVWQVYRGVVQLSTINPGGEEVVLGWAQPTTYFGLWLTCLQSYRAKALSDVYIRWFSQPEIESSPNLAQVMVNSLSRRTIQTEAMLAIAGQRRVEERLQQLLLLLKQELGQPLAEGVRLEVRLTHQNIANAISTTRVTVTRLLGDFQRRGYITIDSDRHIILTGDRWESLAH